Part of the Mycolicibacterium mageritense genome is shown below.
GTCACCGAAACCGTGCGGCCCTCCGACACCGCGGGTGATCTGCTTGAGCGGCTTGCGGTTTCGGGTGCCGCCCTGCTCGAGTCGACCATGGACGGCATCGCCGACGGGGCCCTGACCGCGGTGCCGCAACCTGCCGAAGGCATCACCGTCGCGCCCAAGATCACCGTGGAGTCCGCGCGGGTGCGATGGGAGCTGCCCGCGCATGTCGTCGACCGACGCATCCGAGCGGTCACACCCAACCCGGGCGCCTGGACCATGATCGGCGACCTGCGGGTCAAGGTCGGTCCCGTCACGGTCGACGACACGGCAGACCCGTTGCCGCCCGGCGTCATTCAGGCAGACCGCAAAGCCGTGCGGATCGGCACCGGCTCTCATCCGGTGCGGCTCGGCCTGGTGCAACCCCCGGGGAAGAAACCGATGAACGCCGCCGACTGGGCTCGCGGCGCCCGGCTCGACGAAGACGTGCGGGCCTCATGACCAGGCCGCCGCAGAACCGGAAACGTGCGCCCCGGCGCAAGCAGCTCGACCCGGCCCGCCGCGCGGCGTTCGACGTGCTGCGTGCGGTCTCCGAACGCGACTCGTATGCCAACCTGGCCCTGCCCGCGCTGCTGCGCGAACGCGGAATCGAGGGCAGGGACGCGGCTTTCGCGACCGAACTGACCTACGGAACGTGCCGCACCAGGGGCCTGCTGGACGCAGTCATCAGCAAGGCCGCGGGGCGTCCGACGGAACGCATCGACCCGGTGCTGCTCGACCTGCTGCGGTTGGGCGCATATCAGCTGCTGCGCACCAGGGTCGAGCCCCACGCCGCGGTGTCCACCACGGTCGAGCAGGCTGCCATCGAATTCGACTCCGCGCGTGCGGGTTTCGTCAACGGAGTGCTGCGGACCATCGCGGGCCGCGACGAGCAGTCGTGGATCGCCGAGCTGGCCCCGGCCCGTGACGCGGACCCGGTCGGCCACGCCGCGTTCAGCCACGCCCATCCCCGCTGGATCGCGCAGGCGTTCACCGATGCGCTGGGCGCCGACGCCGGACAACTCGAGCAGCTGCTGGCCAGCGACGACGAGCGGCCCGAGGTGCACCTGGCGGCCCGGCCCGCCGCGCTGACCGCCGAGGAACTGGCCGCGGCAACGGGCGGCACCGTGGGCCGCTACTCGCCCTACGCGGTGCACCTGCCCGGCGGCGACCCGGGCCAGATCGCCGCGGTGCGCGAAGGCCACGCCCAGGTGCAGGACGAGGGCAGTCAGCTGGTGGCGCGCGCGCTGACGCTGGCCGAGCTCGACGGACCCGACACCGGACGCTGGCTGGATCTGTGCGCGGGGCCCGGTGGCAAGACCGCGTTGCTGGCCTCGATCGGTGCCGCATCCGGTGCCCGCGTCGTCGCTGTCGAGCCGGGCGAGCGCCGCGCCGAACTGGTCGAGCAGAACACGCGGGGACTCGACGTCGAGGTCCACCGGGTCGACGGCCGCGAATCCGGCCTCGAGCCGGGCTTCGACCGGGTTCTGGTCGACGCGCCGTGTACGGGTCTCGGCGCGCTGCGCCGCCGCCCTGAGGCGCGGTGGCGGCGCCAGCCCGGAGACGTGCCCGCGCTGGTGAAGCTGCAGAAGGAGCTGCTGGCGGCCGCGATCAAGCTCACGCGCCCGGGCGGCGTCGTCCTCTATGCGACCTGCTCGCCGCACCTGGCCGAGACGGTCGGTGTGGTCGCCGATGCCATCCGCCGGCACCCGGTCACCGCGCTGGACACCCGGCCACTGTTCGCGCCCGCCGACGATATCGGCGCCGGGCCGCACGTTCAGCTGTGGCCGCACCGGCACGGCACGGATGCGATGTTCGCGGCGGCGCTGAAAGTCGGGAAAGTAGGGTGAGCGCCATGGCAGAACCCCTCATCGCGCCGTCCATCCTGTCCGCGGACTTCGCGCGCCTCGCCGACGAGATCGCCGCCGTGGCCGGATCGGACTGGTTGCACGTCGACGTGATGGACAACCACTTCGTGCCCAACCTCACGCTGGGCCTGCCGGTGGTGGAGTCGCTGCTCAAGGTCACCGACATCCCCATGGACTGCCACCTCATGATCGACGAGCCCGAGCGCTGGGCGCCCGGCTATGCCGAGGCCGGCGCCTACAACGTCACGTTCCACGCCGAGGCGACCGACAACCCGGTGGGTGTTGCCCGCGACATCCGTGCGGCGGGCGCCAAGGCCGGCCTTTCGGTCAAGCCCGGCACGCCACTCGAGCCGTACCTGGAGATCCTGCGCGAATTCGACACCCTGCTGGTGATGTCGGTCGAGCCGGGCTTCGGCGGCCAGAAGTTCATCCCCGAGGTGCTGGCCAAGGTGGGCACGGCCCGCCGGCTGGTCGATTCAGGCGAGCTGACGGTCGTCGTCGAGATCGACGGCGGCATCAACGCCGACACCATCGAAGCCGCCGCCGAGGCGGGCGTGGACTGCTTCGTGGCGGGCTCGGCCGTGTACAGCGCCGCCGACCCGGCCGCCGCCGTGAAGTCGCTGCGTCAGCAGGCTGCGACCGCGTCTCGGCACCTGTCGCTGTGACGGTTGCGCCCGAGGCCGCCATGCGGCTTGCGGTCGAGCAGGCCGATTCGGTCAAGGGTGCGACGTATCCCAACCCGCCGGTCGGCGCGGTCATCCTGGATCGCGACGGCCAGATCGCCGGTGTCGGGGCGACGCAGCCGGCCGGTGGCCCGCACGCCGAGGTGATGGCGCTGCGGCAGGCGGGGCCACGCGCGGCCGGCGGCACGGCCGTGGTCACCCTGGAACCGTGCAACCACCACGGGCGCACCCCGCCCTGTGTGGACGCCCTGCTCGACGCGGGTGTCGCTGCCGTGATCTATGCGGTCGCCGACCCCAATCCTGTTGCGGCGGGCGGTTCTTCACGCCTGGCGGAGGCGGGCGTGAAGGTGACCGCAGGCGTGTCGGCCGACGCGGTCACCCGAGGTCCGCTACGCGAGTGGCTGCACAAGCAACGCACTGGCCTGCCCCACGTCACGTGGAAGTATGCGACCAGCGTGGACGGCCGCAGCGCCGCCGCCGACGGCTCGAGCCAATGGATCACGAGCCCGGCCGCGCGCAGCGACGTGCACCGCATCCGGGCCGCAGCCGACGCGATCGTCGTCGGCACGGGGACGGTGTTCGCCGACGATCCCGCGCTCACCGCGCGGCTGGCGGACGGCACGCTGGCCGAGCGGCAACCGCTGCGCGTGGTGGTCGGGGAGCGCGACGTGTCGTCGGATGCCAAGGTGCTCAACGATGATTCGCGCACCATGATCATCCGCACGCACGATCCGCACGAGGTGCTCAGATCGCTGTCCGACCGCACCGACATCCTGCTGGAAGGTGGGCCGACCCTGGCCGGAGCCTTCCTGCGGGCCGGCGTGATCGACCGCATCGTCGCCTACGTGGCACCGATCCTGCTCGGTGGCCCCATCACCGCCGTCGACGACGTCGGTGTGCCCAACATCGCGCACGCGCAGCGCTGGCAGTTCGACGGTATCGACCCGATCGGACCCGACGTACGGCTGAGCCTCGTGCCCGCGGCACCCGGACGGGACGATTAGTCCGCCAGGCTGCGGTGTTCGATGAGGCCCCGCAGCCCGGTCGGGCCCAGCAGCTGCCGGAACGCCTGCACCGTATAGCCGATCACGGTGGCGTCGGTGTGCGCGCGGGCCGTGGCCGAGCGGGGCAGGCCGAACAACGGACCCATCTCCCCGAAATAGTCTCCGGCGGTCGAGATCCGCACGGTTTCCTCTCCACCGCTTGCCAATTCGCGGGAGATCGCGATCTCGCCGGCGGCCACCACGTAGATGAGATCACCCATGGAGCCCTGCGCGAACAACACGTCCCCGGCCCGCAACCGCACGGTTTCCGGGCCCTCGTGCGTCTCGGTCACATGCGGCACCAACTCGACCACCTGATCGGCGAGCGGCAGGATGCGGGTGTCGTGCGTCGCGACGACCACCACCCGGTCACCTTCGGCGAGTTCCCGGATGAGCCTCAGCACTTCCTCCACCTGGATGAAATCGAGATGCGCGGTCGGTTCGTCCGCGAGGATCAACGGCGGATCGAGGGCGATCGCCCGCGCCACCGCGACGCGCTGCTGTTGCCCGCCACTCAGATCGCCGGGCCGGTGACGCATCCGATGCTCCAGGCCCACTCGCGTCAAGAGTTGCTCGGCCCGCCTGCGGGCGTCCTGCCAGAACATGCCCGCCGCGTGCATCGGCACCATCACGTTCTCCAGCGCGGTGAGGCTGGGCACCAGATTGAACGCCTGGAACACGATGCCGACCGTGTCGCGGCGATAGGCCGACAGCTCGCGGCTGCCCAGCGCCGTGACGTCGATGTCGCCGAATTCGATGCGCCCGGCCGCAGGTTTCAGAATGCCGCCCAGACACGACAACAACGTGGTCTTGCCACATCCGCTGGGGCCCAACAGGATCGCCAACGAGCCCGCTTCGACGTCGAGATCGAGCCCGTCGATCGGCCGGACCGCGTATCCGCCGCTCGAATACTCGACGACGAGATCCTTGATCCGCAGATCGGCCATCGTCACGGCCCCCCGAACGCGACAGCGGGATCGACGCTCACGGCCCGGCGCAGGCCGGCGATGCTGGCCAGCAGGCCGATCAGCACGGCGACCAGGGGCAGCGCCGTGAACGCGACGGTCGGCACATCGCAGCGCATCGGAAACAACGGCCCGAGCAGAACCGACAGCACGCTGCCCAGCAGTGCCGCGAGCACCGCGACGAGAACGGCCTGCATCGCGAGGCCGGCCAGGATCGAGCGGGTGGCCACCCCGACGGCCTTGAACACCGCGAAGTCGCGCGTGCGTTCCAGCGCGGACAGGTAGACCACCGACCCGACGATCATCGCGGCCACCGCCCACAGCAACCCCGCCATGAGCGTCATCGCCTGGTTCGCGCCGCGCAACGGCCGCACCATGTCGTCGACCGCGCCGTTGCGGTCCACCACGCGGTAGCCGTCGGGTACCTGGGTTGGGTTGCCGCGCAGCCCGATCGAGGAGATCAGCGGCTGGCCGGAGAACAGCAGTTGCTGCGCGCCCGGCACCGTGAGATACACGTTGGCCTGGCCGGCGAGTGCGGTGGAATCGTCGACCAGGCCGACGATGTGGAGCCGGCTCGCGCCGATGTCGAGGTCGGAGCCGACGTTGCGCCCCATGGTCGTCGACACCGCGACGTCGTGGGGTGTCGCGGGGGACTGGCCACTGATCATCGCGGGCATCCCCGGGCCGTGCTCGGGCACGCCGAACACGTTGACGTTGCGTGGTGAGGATCCGTCCGGGATCGTCGAACTTCCGTATACCAGTGGCACTGCGGCGGTCACGCCGGGAAGGCGCTGGGCCCGTTGGACTTCCGGCATCGGCAGCGGTGCCGACCCCAGGAACGGGCCGGCCGCTCCGGCCTTGATCAGAAACGCGTCGAGGCCCAGTGCGTCGACGCTGCGCTGCGCCTCGACCCGAAAGCCGTTCGCCAGCCCGGTCAAAACCAGGGTCATCGCGAACACCAGGCCCGTGCCGACCACCGCGATGGCGAACCGGCGGCGCCGCCACTGCAGGTCGCGCAACGCCGCC
Proteins encoded:
- the fmt gene encoding methionyl-tRNA formyltransferase; its protein translation is MRLVFAGTPEPALASLRRLIESPRHDVVAVLTRPDAAAGRRGKPAPSPVAQLALDQGIPVLRPERPNSDEFVAELTELAPECCAVVAYGALLSERLLAVPRHGWVNLHFSLLPAWRGAAPVQAAIAAGDEVTGATTFQIEPALDSGPVYGVVTETVRPSDTAGDLLERLAVSGAALLESTMDGIADGALTAVPQPAEGITVAPKITVESARVRWELPAHVVDRRIRAVTPNPGAWTMIGDLRVKVGPVTVDDTADPLPPGVIQADRKAVRIGTGSHPVRLGLVQPPGKKPMNAADWARGARLDEDVRAS
- a CDS encoding 16S rRNA m5C967 methyltransferase; the protein is MTRPPQNRKRAPRRKQLDPARRAAFDVLRAVSERDSYANLALPALLRERGIEGRDAAFATELTYGTCRTRGLLDAVISKAAGRPTERIDPVLLDLLRLGAYQLLRTRVEPHAAVSTTVEQAAIEFDSARAGFVNGVLRTIAGRDEQSWIAELAPARDADPVGHAAFSHAHPRWIAQAFTDALGADAGQLEQLLASDDERPEVHLAARPAALTAEELAAATGGTVGRYSPYAVHLPGGDPGQIAAVREGHAQVQDEGSQLVARALTLAELDGPDTGRWLDLCAGPGGKTALLASIGAASGARVVAVEPGERRAELVEQNTRGLDVEVHRVDGRESGLEPGFDRVLVDAPCTGLGALRRRPEARWRRQPGDVPALVKLQKELLAAAIKLTRPGGVVLYATCSPHLAETVGVVADAIRRHPVTALDTRPLFAPADDIGAGPHVQLWPHRHGTDAMFAAALKVGKVG
- the rpe gene encoding ribulose-phosphate 3-epimerase, with the protein product MAEPLIAPSILSADFARLADEIAAVAGSDWLHVDVMDNHFVPNLTLGLPVVESLLKVTDIPMDCHLMIDEPERWAPGYAEAGAYNVTFHAEATDNPVGVARDIRAAGAKAGLSVKPGTPLEPYLEILREFDTLLVMSVEPGFGGQKFIPEVLAKVGTARRLVDSGELTVVVEIDGGINADTIEAAAEAGVDCFVAGSAVYSAADPAAAVKSLRQQAATASRHLSL
- the ribD gene encoding bifunctional diaminohydroxyphosphoribosylaminopyrimidine deaminase/5-amino-6-(5-phosphoribosylamino)uracil reductase RibD — protein: MRLAVEQADSVKGATYPNPPVGAVILDRDGQIAGVGATQPAGGPHAEVMALRQAGPRAAGGTAVVTLEPCNHHGRTPPCVDALLDAGVAAVIYAVADPNPVAAGGSSRLAEAGVKVTAGVSADAVTRGPLREWLHKQRTGLPHVTWKYATSVDGRSAAADGSSQWITSPAARSDVHRIRAAADAIVVGTGTVFADDPALTARLADGTLAERQPLRVVVGERDVSSDAKVLNDDSRTMIIRTHDPHEVLRSLSDRTDILLEGGPTLAGAFLRAGVIDRIVAYVAPILLGGPITAVDDVGVPNIAHAQRWQFDGIDPIGPDVRLSLVPAAPGRDD
- a CDS encoding ABC transporter ATP-binding protein — protein: MADLRIKDLVVEYSSGGYAVRPIDGLDLDVEAGSLAILLGPSGCGKTTLLSCLGGILKPAAGRIEFGDIDVTALGSRELSAYRRDTVGIVFQAFNLVPSLTALENVMVPMHAAGMFWQDARRRAEQLLTRVGLEHRMRHRPGDLSGGQQQRVAVARAIALDPPLILADEPTAHLDFIQVEEVLRLIRELAEGDRVVVVATHDTRILPLADQVVELVPHVTETHEGPETVRLRAGDVLFAQGSMGDLIYVVAAGEIAISRELASGGEETVRISTAGDYFGEMGPLFGLPRSATARAHTDATVIGYTVQAFRQLLGPTGLRGLIEHRSLAD
- a CDS encoding ABC transporter permease, encoding MLMAALRDLQWRRRRFAIAVVGTGLVFAMTLVLTGLANGFRVEAQRSVDALGLDAFLIKAGAAGPFLGSAPLPMPEVQRAQRLPGVTAAVPLVYGSSTIPDGSSPRNVNVFGVPEHGPGMPAMISGQSPATPHDVAVSTTMGRNVGSDLDIGASRLHIVGLVDDSTALAGQANVYLTVPGAQQLLFSGQPLISSIGLRGNPTQVPDGYRVVDRNGAVDDMVRPLRGANQAMTLMAGLLWAVAAMIVGSVVYLSALERTRDFAVFKAVGVATRSILAGLAMQAVLVAVLAALLGSVLSVLLGPLFPMRCDVPTVAFTALPLVAVLIGLLASIAGLRRAVSVDPAVAFGGP